ACAAAATCCTCGGAGGGTGAGCTCGTTCAGGACCTCGTAGCACTGAAAAGGTGgaagcttgaagaagaagaaggaccaAAGAGTCAGATTCTCTTTGCTTGTTCACCAACACTTCTCTTGAAGGGTTTAGCGAGTGGTGCTAAGGGAATTGCAGGTCTTGGAAGATCTCGAAGTTCATTCACATCACAGATCTTTGATTCTCTTACAACTCAAAGAAAGATGAGTTTTTGTGTCTCATCTTCATCTGGGGTTGTGGTTTTTGGTAACATGGGTTATGAATTTCAACCATCTGATGAAATTCTCAGATCTTTAACCTTCACACCCCTTTTGACCGCCACCAACAACCAGAAGAACCCTAATTCACAGGAGTATTTCATCAACGTCAATTCCATCAAAATCGGTGGGAAAAAGGTTTCCTTTAACACGCCATCGTTGTCACAAGATGGCAATGGAGCTATGTTGAGTACAGTTGTGcctttcacaactttgcacagtTCAATCTATCAGATTTTTGAGAGTGCTTTCTTGAAAGCTGCTTTGGCCATGAACATGGCAAAGGTGGAAGCTTTAGCACCTTTTGGTCTTTGTTTCAGTTCTGAGGGGAACCCAAGTGTGCCAATTATTGACTTTGTGCTTCAGAGTGAGATGGTGAAGTGGAGCATCCATGGAAGGAACTCAATGGTTCAGGTCAACGAAAAGGTTATGTGCTTAGGGTTCTTGGATGGTGGTGTGGATGCAAAGAATAATATTGTGATTGGAGGGTTTCAATTGGAGGATGTTTTGGTTCAGATTGATCTTGATACtaatatggttggattcagcaATTCACTTTTGATGAAGCAAACTAGTTGTTCTGATTTCAAGAGGCTTGCTTCTTCCATGGTTGCAGCAGAATGATTTGACCAAAATAACCCCTGCTATTGATTATGATATATAATTGATGAGGCATAATACatagtttttttgttttctttttttagatTATGGGTGAATGCTGAACATTTTAGTATCAGTTTTTGAAATCACCTTAAATGTTTTGTGTGTATACTACTAATGGTTATTGTTGGGAAGTTGGAAGGCACCTTTTGATAATTGAATAGTTATCTGGTATGAGCTTTAATCAGTTGAGTTGTTTTGTTTTAGGCTTAACTATGTGTGTTTATTTTGTCGGTGTGATAAGATATGAAGATGATAGGGAATAGTGTGAATATGGAAATGGAACAAGTTGTGGAATATTTTGATAGTGGGAAGAGCATATCCATTTTGCACCATTCATTTCTTTATAAGGCACTTTTGTTATTACtttccatttatttatttattttattgcacAATATGCGGCACACAGTTTAACCCACAATGAAAGGTATTGGCACCCTGAAATGGCAGAATATCTGTTTTGTATTAATTCACGAGGTTGAGGCCTAATCGTACACCAGTACAGGAAAAGGGCACTTTtgtaatttgatatttttattatcgatattattatttacttatttattttggtGAAAAGTCAgttgtaattaattttatataaaattaataattgataatgataaaaatttagttaaattagtatttgaatttttatccttttaaattttaaattaaaattcacaATTCGCCAATGagaagttttatttattttcatattttaaaaatcacCAACAAAtccattttttaggattttaccTCCCAATAAATAATATGAAATAGGTTGCCCCTTTAATGGGGTGAAGCAGAGACGAGTTGACTTTTCAAAATGGATGAGCATTCATTATATCcaagattattaattaataattactgtTACCTTCTTTTTCTGACTATGATCATCGTTACAATTGTGCACACCAACAGTGTTTGATCCTTAATCTTAATTTAAACAATTCTTCTTTCTTTAGATATGTCATATGTGATTTTTCTCTCTCAAGtggaaagaaaaaattatatctaAAACTATCTAGTCCTTAAAATGTACAAAACTATAGTACTATGACCTATAAAATCTGGTTTATGAATTTTAATTAACATATTGATCTACCAGAGAGATTAATTGGTTATGGATGAGATGTGCCTTAAAAAAAAGTAACTACTTTTCCCAAAATTGAGAGTTTTTGAAAGAGCATTTCAACCTAATCTCACCATTGatctaaaattattgaaaataaaggTCATAGCATCAGCACCTAGATAGTAAATTTGCTTACAAAATTTGATAGAAGGGATTACTACAGATACCAAGAAAACATGCATAATCAAGGAGAAAAACAGCATACAATATATTGTTCCCATTCAGCATAAGAGTGATTCAAAAGTGAGAGCAACTTGCATTATGGAGCAAAAGTGAGGAACTGAAGCTTAATTTTGATGAATCCAAATCAAAGACCAAAAGATTATCAACCAACTGATACCCTCCAATGACAATTGATGCTTTCACAAACGACATTCTTGGTTCTGTCCCTCCATCAACAAATGCAAGACATGCCACATTCTCCTTTGCCATTACCATTGAATTTGCACCATGAATACTCCAATGCACTTCCCCTTGTAGCACAAGATCAATGGTAGGAACAACAAATCCAGTGACAGATTTCTCAATAGTTCTAGAATCAAAGCATGCCTCAAATGGTGCAACTGAAGCAACTCTCGTCATTTTTCTATCCAAAGCCCTCTTAACGAAATCTTGAACGGAAGGCTTATACACAGAGCTTTGTAGCTCAGTAAAAGGACTCATTGTGCTGATTTTGGTGCCACCATTTCCCTTTCTGTCAATGGACAACTGTGAAGGCATGATGTTCACAACATTGCCATCAATCTTAACTGATTTGACAGAAATGAAGTATTCTTTAGAGGGCACGCCCTTGACAGAAACAACACCAGTGGAATCAGGGTTGATGATCAATGGTGTGGTTTGAACAAATTTGGACACTGACCCATCAATGGATTTAACCATTAAATTGGTGTATCCtaacttgtttgaagaaggcaagCAGAGAGAAAACTTGGGTTGAATCTTGTTTTCCAAGGCAAGTTGATTTGGTAATGCAAGTTGTGATCTTGAAAGGCCCAAGATCCCTTTAGTGCTCTTAGGTAAACCTTCTAGAGGGGAACCGGAAGTGAATCCTTCGGCTTCAACGCAGGCCGAAATCAAGCCATGAACTTCCATTTGAGAAATGACTATGATATCCTCACCAAAACCAGCACTGAAGATGAACTTTGCATATTGGTTGATTGCAGAAGCACCACAAGTGTTGTTTGTGCAGCCCGGTTTGAAGGGACCGCTGGTGCAGCTAATGCAGCCGATTGCATCTTCAGGGCATGATTTTGAGTTGCAGCTGATAGGGCTGTAGGATGATGAATTGTAGTTCTTGTCACAGTCGTACCAGAGGTTTTCCCCTGCAAGATCAATGGCTAGATTGAAGCTCTTTGATGGTGTTCCTATGGCAAGAGTGGTGTAGAAGAGGTTGGTTGAAGGGTCTTTCTTGATTGGAAGGAGATAGGGAGAATGTGGTGGTGATGCTGATAATAAGCATGGAACTGATAAAAGAGAGATTATTGATAGGATGAAGATGTTGATAGCAAAATTTGTAGTAGCCATTGTGATAGATGAAGGCAATGGTGTTTGATGTGTTGTTAACTTAACTGAGTTACCCTTTTATAAATGGAGCACCATGTTTTTGTGTGGATCATATCCTGATGATTGATCATTATCATATTTATGATTCTTTGAGCATTGATTTTAGTCAAGAATGGATGCTTCAGCTGCTATAAATGTGGCCGTAACACCATCAATTGCTGGATGATGATGGCACATTGTTTGGGTAAGTACTAAGATGTTTCGCGTAAAGATGATAGCTAAAAATCGTTAAATAACAGTTTAATCGGTTAAATCATCTAACAGTTTTTAACAATTATTACATGAAGATAACTTAAGGTGAgttgtctcccattttgcattcCAAGGTACAATTCAGTTATTGCTTTGGTTGCCTATCTTGACATTCCGTACAGGTTGCCACAAGTGGATACCATGCACTTGAGAGTTATATCTATGTTTGAAAtgcttttaaattttgtttggtGGAGGCAATTATTCAAGAGATTTTATAAGGAGTATGAGATCTGGTTCGAATATGAATCACTTGTTAAGTAAAAAGAACATCTGTTACTCCATATCACTCACTGTATATAGATATATTGATCTTTAATATAATGAAAGTAAACAAATATGTCAGTATTTTAAAAGAAACTAGACTTaggtaaaaaattagaatttggattctctaaattttgaattttcacttgtataggtaaagtgtgatctctcactttAGAATAGTTTatctctcatattttctcttggtcatatctataaaataaatggtgagagattacactttacaacgtaaagtgaaattcaaaatttagaggatccaaatccaaaaAATTATTCAGTAAATGACAGTACAAATTAAGGTACAATAATTAATTAGAtatctaacaatttttatttatatacatacataacaATACAATCAAGAAAAAGACATTGAATTGTATTCGTGTCCACTGAAGATCCATACAATTGAATGATATTAATGATATATCAAGTATCAACCCTTGCATTAGAGCAAttagttttttgaattttaatatgaTTTCAGGTAAGCAAGAATGTGTAATAATTTTTAGTTGTATAAAAAGAATATACTGTCTGACTCTAAATTACAAATTTGAGCATTAATTAAAACTGATACATTCTCTAAAGGATTGATAAAATCAAGTTTAGAGAAACATTCAAATGTTGCAATTACATTTCAGCCTTAAATCATCAATTACAAATTAAGAAATAATAAGCAAACTCCAAAGTAGAATTATTGCTCTTGATGGAGAGATATAGTAgaattatactatatatatatcaaaGTATGTCACACTAATACACCAATGGGTTAACTGATTAATGTTTGCAACAAAAGCAAACATAATTTATTCATTCTGCTCCAAAGAAATAAACACCATAACAGTATATTATTATTCAACAATAACAAAATTGAAATGCATCACAACATAACCTATGGTCCTATACTGTAACATTATTCATGAGTGGGAACAACTTGCATTATGGAGCAAAAGCGAGGAGCTGAAGCTTAATTTTGATGAATCCAAATCAAAGACCAAAAGATTATCAACCAACTGATACCCTCCCACGACAATTGATGCTTTCACAAATGACATTCTTGGTTCTGTCCCTCCATCAACAAATGCAAGACATGCCACATTCTCCTTTGCCATTACCATTGAATTTGCACCATGAATTCTCCATTGCACTCCCCCTTGTAGCACAAGATCAATGGTTGGAACAACAAATCCAGTGACAGATTTCTTAATAGTTTTAGAATCAAAGCATGCGTCAAATGGTGCAACTGAAGCAACTCTCTTCATTTTTCTATCCAAAGCCTTCTTAACGAAATCTCGAATGAAAGGCTTATACACAGAGCTTTGTAGCTCAGTAAAAGGACTCATTGTGCTGATTTTGGTGCCACCATTTCCCTTGTTGTCAATGGACAAGAGTGAAGGCTTGATGTTCAAAACATTGCCATCAATCTTAACTGATTTGACATCAATGAAGTATTCCTTAGAGGGTACGCCCTTGACAGAAACAGCACCGGTTGAAACAGGGTTGATGATCAATGGTGTGGTTTGGACAAATTTGGACACTGACCCATCAATGGATTCAACCATTAAATTGGTGTATCCtaacttgtttgaagaaggtAAGCAGATAGAAAATTTGGGTTGAATCTTGTTTTCCAATGCAAGTTGATTTGGTAATGCAAGTTGTGATCTTGAAAGGCCTAAGATCCCTTTAGTGCTCTTAGGTAAACCTTCTAGAGGCGAACCAGAAGTGAATCCTTCGGCTTCAATGCAGGCCGAAATCAAGCCATGAACTTTCATTTGAGAAATGACTATTATATCTTCACCATAACCACCACCAAAGATGAACTTTGCTAGTTGGTTGATTGTTGTGGCACCACAAGTGTTGTTTGTGCATCCTGGCTTGAATGCACCATTGCAGCCAACGCAGCCATTTGCGTCTTTGGGGCATGATCTTGAGTCACAGGTGATAGGGCTGTAGGATGATGAATTGTAGTTTTTGTCACAGTCATACCAAAGATTCTCTCCTGCAAGATCAATGGCTAGATTGAAGCTCTTTGATGGTGTTCCTATGGCAAGTGTGGTGTAGAAGAGTTTGGTTGAAGGGTCTTTCTTAATTGGAAGGAGAAAGGGAGAGTGTGATGATGCTGATAAGCATGGAAGTGAGATAAGAGATACTATTGATAGGATGAAAAAATTGATGGCAAAAGATGTAGTAGTAGCAATTGTGATGAAGGCAAAGGTGTTTGTTTGATGTGTTGTTAATAATGTTTAAGTTACCCTTTTATAGAAAGAGCAGCATGCATGTGTGGATCATATCCTGATGAATGATATATTATTTATGATTCTTTGACCACTGATTTTAGTCAAAAATTGATGCTTGGACAGCTTGGTGGGCACAACAGGTACGAATTAAGAGATAACAGCAAGAgataagtgaaagtaaaagtagaCTTTTATGGCtataaaagtatgtaaatgtaATAAGGTTGACTTGTTCCAAATAAAGACAAGATTAGTCCGTTGACCAATATCCAATGTGCCCATACCACACCATCATTTGCTTGATGGATTAGTATACTTGAAACGGTGGACACAGAAATTTATTAGGAAATAGATATCAGTTTTTTTAGTAATGttgcaaaatattttttattttagattttattaagtgacaaaaagataaatatagtgactttatataataaaatatcatactaattgaaaaaaaaatgaagtcaGTCAGTCCTAAATGAACGAGTCAATTTGGGTTGCCCAAGTTGACGTTTCCAATGAAAGATAAGCATATAGTGAAAGATAAGCAAAGAtaacaatttggtatcagagcctaATGATATTTATATACCAGACGTACTTCTGAAAGAACATACCAAGGGACCAGTACATCTTGTCATCTCTATCCCGATTTCCCACTAAACTCATCTCAATTGGGGATTCAAGGGACCTTATGACAAGAGCGTCATGGATGCCGATATGTTCTTTCTTTCCAATACTGGAACTTCTCATGGATCGTTTACCACCATCTGTCTATAAAACCCTATCCAACAAGATAGAAAACCTTGTTGAAATCACCCATGTTCCAGAAGATTCAAAAATCCCTGCTACTCAACAACCTCTCATAAATCCATACTCTTTCTACCACCGAAAAAAGCAGTTTAGTATTCGCCACCTCATAAGAAGAGAATCATCACCTCCTGTTAAGGAAGTGATTCAAACTTCCCGTTTACAACAGTGTGGTCTTCAAGCCACCTCTGCAGAACAGTATGTTACGATTGAGATCCCTCAAGAACTCATTCGTGAATACTTGTCACAAGGATATACTCACTTGCACCTTGGAGCTATAAGGATGATTCTGACCTTACATGGCAGAAAAGGACTTCCTGTTACCGCAAAGATTGCACTTTTAGATACTACCTTCAAGGAATACCAACATGCGCTTATTGGAGCACTTGTATCCACTCTCACTAATGGGAGTGTGATTCTCACAATCTCGCCAGATTTCACTATCAGGCTTACAGATCCGACCCTTTCTCAAAGGATCCGGATACAAATTCAGTTGATTGGTGTTACACAAGACACCAGTGCTGAACAGGCAACACTCCATCACCAGGTGTTGTACAGAATCCAAGATCACGCTTTGGATCTGAATCTTCCAAACACCACCCATGATGCTCTTTTGATGTTCACAGACAAGAACCATGGTCCGGCCATAGTTAACATTCCAAGGATGATTCC
The sequence above is drawn from the Arachis hypogaea cultivar Tifrunner chromosome 4, arahy.Tifrunner.gnm2.J5K5, whole genome shotgun sequence genome and encodes:
- the LOC112795865 gene encoding probable aspartic proteinase GIP2 — its product is MASSSSVFVLLSFLFFTLFHVQISASSLILPVTKDSATLQYLTTLSYGTPLVPTNLVLDLGGSNLWIDCASRNAPSSSSISVPHRSIQCLTAKSHEIETQAWVTSLSNPEELDQPCQILSQNSITGTKSSEGELVQDLVALKRWKLEEEEGPKSQILFACSPTLLLKGLASGAKGIAGLGRSRSSFTSQIFDSLTTQRKMSFCVSSSSGVVVFGNMGYEFQPSDEILRSLTFTPLLTATNNQKNPNSQEYFINVNSIKIGGKKVSFNTPSLSQDGNGAMLSTVVPFTTLHSSIYQIFESAFLKAALAMNMAKVEALAPFGLCFSSEGNPSVPIIDFVLQSEMVKWSIHGRNSMVQVNEKVMCLGFLDGGVDAKNNIVIGGFQLEDVLVQIDLDTNMVGFSNSLLMKQTSCSDFKRLASSMVAAE
- the LOC112795866 gene encoding probable aspartic proteinase GIP2; its protein translation is MATTNFAINIFILSIISLLSVPCLLSASPPHSPYLLPIKKDPSTNLFYTTLAIGTPSKSFNLAIDLAGENLWYDCDKNYNSSSYSPISCNSKSCPEDAIGCISCTSGPFKPGCTNNTCGASAINQYAKFIFSAGFGEDIIVISQMEVHGLISACVEAEGFTSGSPLEGLPKSTKGILGLSRSQLALPNQLALENKIQPKFSLCLPSSNKLGYTNLMVKSIDGSVSKFVQTTPLIINPDSTGVVSVKGVPSKEYFISVKSVKIDGNVVNIMPSQLSIDRKGNGGTKISTMSPFTELQSSVYKPSVQDFVKRALDRKMTRVASVAPFEACFDSRTIEKSVTGFVVPTIDLVLQGEVHWSIHGANSMVMAKENVACLAFVDGGTEPRMSFVKASIVIGGYQLVDNLLVFDLDSSKLSFSSSLLLHNASCSHF
- the LOC112795868 gene encoding probable aspartic proteinase GIP2, coding for MKVHGLISACIEAEGFTSGSPLEGLPKSTKGILGLSRSQLALPNQLALENKIQPKFSICLPSSNKLGYTNLMVESIDGSVSKFVQTTPLIINPVSTGAVSVKGVPSKEYFIDVKSVKIDGNVLNIKPSLLSIDNKGNGGTKISTMSPFTELQSSVYKPFIRDFVKKALDRKMKRVASVAPFDACFDSKTIKKSVTGFVVPTIDLVLQGGVQWRIHGANSMVMAKENVACLAFVDGGTEPRMSFVKASIVVGGYQLVDNLLVFDLDSSKLSFSSSLLLHNASCSHS